Proteins encoded together in one Prionailurus viverrinus isolate Anna chromosome B1, UM_Priviv_1.0, whole genome shotgun sequence window:
- the PIGY gene encoding phosphatidylinositol N-acetylglucosaminyltransferase subunit Y, translating to MFLSLPTLTVLIPLVSLAGLFYSASVEENFPQDCTSTASLCFYSLLLPITIPVYVFFHLWTWMGIKLFRHN from the coding sequence ATGTTTCTGTCTCTTCCTACGTTGACTGTCCTTATTCCACTGGTCTCTTTAGCAGGACTGTTCTACTCAGCCTCTGTGGAAGAAAACTTCCCACAGGACTGCACTAGCACAGCAAGCCTGTGCTTTTACAGTCTGCTCCTGCCCATTACCATACCAGTTTATGTGTTCTTCCACCTTTGGACTTGGATGGGTATTAAACTCTTCAGGCATAATTAA